The Engraulis encrasicolus isolate BLACKSEA-1 chromosome 4, IST_EnEncr_1.0, whole genome shotgun sequence genome includes a window with the following:
- the si:dkeyp-19e1.3 gene encoding USP6 N-terminal-like protein, which translates to MKKDIDTLIAEERAEIISKYEKGRHKDLQIDPWEDGDFSIFKFTDRFGFKHEQELPTRSAVEEKQRLQEVERVDKWLKMVKKWDKYRNSDKMMKRVYKGIPLQLRGQAWSLLLDVERVKQENTGKYERMKEQASNFSTEIKQIDLDVNRTFRNHIMFMERFGVKQQALFHVLAAYSVYNTEVSYCQGMSQIAAILLMYMNEEDAFWALSQLLTNQKHAMHGFFIPGFPKLQRFQTHHEQILAKLMPKLKKHLEREQMMTGIYTTKWFLQCFIDRTPFTLTLRLWDIYILEGERVLTAMAYTALKLHKKRLVKMCLEDLREFLQEEIATSYCTTDDLVIEQLQASMAELRRMKLDLPPPAKGDEQPKRPLGQERPLPVLLIPVQPPTVPPQSKGPIPVPIPKPPHQGTITSDTTPPPPTAPQPEQPHPQPVLPSPDPVMVHNQSLLARVPERMEEQPLPPHLSTKPPSSAVLGAAGGDPPPPPPPPQDSEDPSGTCEWPPPPVQPLDLNRRSVDSLDFPDLPPPPPIYADSPPAPPSTTAPAPAAACPGFPTGSGPGPLELIVEEPGARIARLTHPFPTSLGVPSPAGNRRPSATSQYDNLSEASNLSEPLVDTEDEEEDRQLQRLLRQAANLPSSATKSGYDAQESLGIRSGLVPRLEDFSTYPPPPPGFCGLEEQERSADRPPPPSGYHTPPPPQLPQELEYQGQDGWVTPDSVFPVPPPCFADRLSSLPPLPTLPTSASSPRPCHHSASREAVRLGAHIHRSPPSEQRSATGPPGGPPPTSLKPNRQPPAAGVRVALTPDTDFYRLHAQNHHLPKSVTF; encoded by the exons ATGAAGAAGGACATTGACACGTTAATAGCCGAGGAACGAGCGGAAATCATCTCAAAGTATGAGAAG GGTAGACACAAGGATCTTCAGATCGACCCTTGGGAGGATGGAGACTTCAGCATCTTCAAGTTCACCGACCGCTTTGGTTTCAAACA tgagcAGGAGCTTCCAACACGAAGTGCGGTGGAGGAGAAG CAAAGGCTACAGGAGGTGGAACGAGTGGACAAGTGGCTGAAGATGGTGAAGAAATGGGACAAGTACAGGAACAGTGATAAg atGATGAAGCGTGTGTATAAGGGTATTCCTCTTCAGCTGCGTGGTCAGGCCTGGTCCCTGCTGTTGGACGTGGAGCGGGTCAAGCAGGAGAACACGGGCAAATACGAG AGAATGAAGGAGCAGGCCAGCAACTTCTCCACGGAGATCAAGCAAATCGACCTGGACGTCAACCGCACCTTCAGAAACCACATCATGTTCATGGAGCGCTTTGGAGTCAA GCAACAAGCCCTGTTTCATGTGCTGGCAGCATACTCTGTGTACAAcacg gaGGTGAGCTACTGCCAGGGCATGAGCCAGATCGCGGCCATCCTGCTCATGTACATGAATGAGGAGGACGCCTTCTGGGCCCTCTCCCAGCTCCTGACCAATCAGAAGCATGCCATGCATG GCTTCTTCATCCCGGGTTTCCCCAAGCTCCAGCGCTTCCAGACCCACCACGAGCAGATCCTGGCCAAGCTCATGCCCAAGTTGAAGAAACATCTG GAGCGGGAGCAGATGATGACTGGGATCTATACTACCAAGTGGTTCTTGCAGTGCTTCATCGACAGG acCCCGTTCACGTTGACCTTGCGGCTGTGGGACATCTACATCCTGGAGGGGGAGCGCGTGCTGACGGCCATGGCCTACACGGCCCTCAAGCTGCACAAGA AGCGTCTTGTGAAGATGTGTCTGGAGGACCTGCGGGAGTTCCTCCAGGAGGAGATCGCCACCTCCTACTGCACCACAGACGACCTGGTCATCGAACAGCTGCAGGCCTCCATGGCCGAACTACGCAGGATGAAGCTGGACCTGCCTcctccag CAAAGGGAGATGAGCAGCCCAAGAGGCCACTGGGCCAGGAGCGTCCTCTTCCTGTTCTCCTGATCCCAGTACAGCCCCCTACCGTCCCCCCTCAGTCAAAAGGCCCGATCCCCGTGCCCATCCCTAAGCCTCCCCATCAGGGCACCATCACTTCTGAcacaaccccccctcctcccaccGCACCCCAGCCAGagcagccccatccccagccggTCTTACCCTCACCTGACCCGGTGATGGTGCACAACCAGTCCCTGCTGGCGCGAGTGCCGGAGCGGATGGAGGAGCAGCCCCTGCCTCCCCACCTGTCTACAAAGCCACCCAGTAGCGCAGTGTTGGGAGCAGCCGGTGgtgatccaccaccaccaccaccaccaccacaggactCAGAGGACCCCTCAGGCACCTGCGAGTGGCCCCCGCCCCCTGTTCAGCCCTTGGACCTGAACAGGCGCAGCGTGGACTCTCTGGACTTCCCCGATCTCCCCCCTCCACCGCCCATCTACGCTGACAGCCCACCGGCACCACCCTCGACAActgcccctgctcctgctgctgcgtgTCCAGGCTTCCCCACCGGCTCCGGTCCGGGGCCCCTGGAGCTCATCGTGGAGGAGCCGGGGGCCCGCATCGCCCGGCTCACCCACCCTTTCCCCACCAGCCTGGGGGTGCCCTCCCCCGCAGGCAACCGCCGGCCCTCGGCTACCTCGCAGTATGACAACCTGTCGGAGGCCAGCAACCTGTCGGAGCCCCTGGTGGAcacggaggacgaggaggaggaccgGCAGCTGCAGAGGCTGCTGAGGCAGGCGGCCAACCTGCCCAGCAGCGCCACCAAATCGGGCTACGACGCTCAGGAAAGCCTGGGGATCCGCTCCGGCCTGGTACCTCGCCTGGAGGACTTCTCCACGTACCCTCCGCCACCGCCTGGTTTCTGTGGTCTTGAGGAGCAGGAAAGGTCAGCGGACCGCCCTCCACCTCCCTCAGGCTACCACACCCCACCGCCCCCACAGCTGCCCCAGGAGCTGGAGTACCAGGGCCAGGACGGCTGGGTCACGCCAGACTCCGTCTTCCCCGTGCCCCCTCCGTGTTTCGCTGACCGCCTCAGCTCCCTTCCCCCACTCCCCACACTACCCACCAGCGCCTCCTCCCCCAGGCCCTGCCACCACTCGGCCAGCCGAGAGGCAGTGCGGCTGGGGGCTCACATCCACCGCAGCCCCCCCTCGGAGCAGCGGTCGGCCACCGGGCCACCGGGCGGACCTCCGCCCACCTCCCTCAAACCCAACAGACAGCCACCAGCAGCTGGGGTGCGGGTGGCGCTGACGCCAGACACGGACTTCTACCGCCTCCATGCGCAGAACCATCACCTGCCAAAGTCAGTAACCTTCTAA